One window of Trichoderma breve strain T069 chromosome 3, whole genome shotgun sequence genomic DNA carries:
- a CDS encoding ankyrin repeats (3 copies) domain-containing protein produces the protein MGRSEGSRKQNNIDESIYGRNWLSSVMNAQITNELFRVAKAGDQDTVWLWLTRSDVTADLADAQRRTVLWHAVMGRHKALVKTLLARSDVNADFQDNLGQTPLSWAAQHGHEAIVKLLLEKEVDIEARYANQTPLMWAVVNKHEIVIKMLVENGAEIEATNNNGWTPLSLAAVHGHEAIVKLLLESGADIETKDMSNERTPLILAVLNGHEAIARLLLKNGADIETRDHHGQTPLLLTAGKGYKAAVRLLLENGANIEARDGDESTPLSLAVKKGHEAIVKLLLENGADIEAKDKNGLTPLLSAGARKNESVIKLLLENGY, from the coding sequence ATGGGCCGATCCGAAGGTTCTAGAAAACAGAACAACATCGATGAAAGCATTTACGGCAGGAACTGGCTCTCATCAGTGATGAACGCCCAGATTACTAACGAATTATTCCGCGTAGCGAAAGCTGGGGACCAAGATACTGTATGGCTGTGGCTCACCCGAAGCGATGTTACGGCCGACTTGGCAGATGCCCAAAGACGGACAGTGCTATGGCATGCGGTGATGGGCCGTCACAAAGCGCTTGTGAAGACGCTGCTAGCTCGAAGCGACGTCAATGCGGATTTCCAGGACAATCTGGGTCAGACGCCACTTTCATGGGCCGCCCAGCATGGGCACGAGGCCATTGTCAAGCTGTTGCTCGAGAAGGAAGTCGACATCGAAGCAAGATATGCTAATCAGACGCCGCTTATGTGGGCTGTTGTGAACAAGCATGAGATCGTTATTAAGATGCTGGTTGAGAATGGCGCAGAAATCGAGGCGACAAATAATAATGGGTGGACGCCGCTTTCATTAGCTGCTGTTCACGGGCATGAGGCTATCGTTAAGCTGTTGCTTGAAAGTGGTGCTGATATTGAGACGAAAGACATGTCGAACGAGAGGACGCCGCTTATATTGGCTGTTTTAAATGGACATGAGGCCATTGCTAGGCTGCTGCTTAAGAATGGCGCTGATATCGAGACAAGAGATCATCATGGGCAGACGCCACTTTTATTGACTGCTGGGAAGGGGTATAAGGCTGCTGTtaggctgctgcttgaaaATGGTGCTAATATCGAGgcaagagatggagatgagtCGACACCGCTTTCGTTAGCTGTGAAGAAGGGGCATGAGGCTATTGttaagctgctgctcgagaaTGGTGCTGATATTGAGGCGAAAGACAAAAACGGGCTGACGCCGCTTTTATCAGCTGGTGCACGGAAGAATGAAAGTGTTAttaagctgctgctcgagaaTGGGTACTAA
- a CDS encoding PAP2 superfamily domain-containing protein, whose amino-acid sequence MSRAGSEAKMGRPSIRLISSYIFDWIVLIVVAGVGYVLGVITPNKRPFSLVNPDISFPFTEHETVPDWLLFVLSCGVPAVIIVIVSIIFVPGLWELHIGLLGLLMSVACGFFFVSGIKNMCGKPRPDLLARCLPDLENASKFLIGGFQGESKLGNSIGQLYSADICQQTDKAKLNDGFRSYPSGHSAASAGGLLYLSLFLASKFAVTMPFVATGTSSSSHDIHAAFPSRLGSAVEQYDDEASAPMTGKGANTSIAYNSSIQSLRRQAAAPPVYLLVITVAPFCLAIFIAASRWFDFRHHGFDILFGFCIGVFTAIFSFRFYHLPITVGAGWAWGPRSPDRAFWAGVGRLGYVAEKDVERGMTVPANYGASTDVEAHGASLSVPAAMSYRSPVSRNDPYQDVELHNLNEGTSQGAQHGN is encoded by the exons ATGTCCCGCGCCGGGTCTGAGGCCAAAATGGGAAGACCTTCGATTAGACTCATCTCGTCATACATCTTTGACTGGATCGTTCTCATCGTTGTTGCTGGAGTCGGTTACGTCCTCGGTGTCATCACGCCTAACAAGCGGCCCTTTTCTCTGGTTAATCCTGACATCTC TTTTCCTTTTACAGAACATGAGACCGTCCCAGACTGGCTGCTCTTTGTCTTGAGCTGCGGCGTCCctgccgtcatcatcgtcattgtctccatcatctttgtACCTGGA CTATGGGAGCTTCACATTGGTCTGCTGGGGCTCCTGATGTCCGTTGCCtgtggcttcttcttcgtcagCGGTATCAAGAACATGTGTGGCAAGCCTCGACCTGATCTCCTCGCACGATGCCTGCCAGACCTGGAGAACGCATCCAAGTTTCTGATTGGCGGCTTCCAAGGAGAATCTAAGTTGGGCAACAGCATTGGCCAGCTCTACTCGGCAGACATCTGCCAGCAGACTGACAAGGCGAAGCTCAATGACGGCTTCCGAAGCTATCCCAGTGGCCACTCTGCCGCCTCTGCGGGTGGTCTCCTCTATCTCTCACTCTTCCTTGCCAGTAAATTTGCCGTAACGATGCCATTTGTGGCGACGGGCACCTCTTCATCTAGCCACGACATACATGCTGCATTCCCTTCTCGCCTGGGATCCGCAGTCGAACAATATGACGACGAGGCATCCGCTCCCATGACGGGCAAAGGCGCCAACACAAGCATCGCATATAACTCCAGCATCCAGTCCCTGCGTCGTCAGGCAGCAGCTCCCCCCGTCTATCTCCTGGTCATTACTGTGGCACCATTCTGCCTCGCCATTTTCATAGCAGCTTCGCGCTGGTTTGATTTCCGACACCACGGTTTTGATATTTTGTTTGGCTTTTGCATTGGTGTCTTTACTgccatcttcagcttcaggTTTTATCATTTGCCTATTACTGTCGGAGCTGGTTGGGCGTGGGGTCCTCGCAGTCCAGATAGGGCTTTCTGGGCTGGCGTCGGTCGACTGGGCTATGTGGCTGAAAAGGATGTCGAGCGTGGGATGACCGTTCCTGCCAATTATGGAGCGTCCACGGATGTCGAGGCGCACGGTGCTTCTCTTTCAGTGCCTGCAGCTATGAGCTACAGGTCGCCGGTTTCGAGGAATGACCCCTACCAGGATGTTGAATTACACAACTTGAATGAGGGGACGAGCCAAGGGGCACAGCACGGGAATTGA